The Pseudomonas rhizosphaerae genomic sequence GTATCGATCTGGGCATCGCCCGCGCGCCGTTGCTCGACAGCGGTTACCTGACCGAATGCCTGGTGCGCGAGCCGTTCGTGCTGGCAACGCCGGCCACCCATCGGCTGGCCAATGCAGCCCAGGTACGTGTGCAGGATCTGGACGGCGAACCCTTCCTGATGTACTCGCACGCCGCCTATCCACCGTTCAACGAATTGCTCACCGGCATGCTGCGTTCGGCTCAGGTGACCCCGCAATACGTGCAGTGGCTGGGGTCGTCGCTGACCATCCTGGCGCTGGTCAACGCTGGCATGGGGGTGGCGTTGGTGCCGCGCTGCGCCACCAGCGTGGTCTTCAAGAATGTGGTGTTCCGCGATATCGATCTGGGGGGGGGTGTGCAGAGCGAACTGCACTTGATCTGGCGCGAGAGCAATGACAATCCGGCGTTCGCCATGCTGCTTGAGGCAATCAAGGGCGCGGCACGGGACGGCTGGGGTGGGGAAGAAAGTTGATCGAAAATTGATCAGTATCGGCAAAGCCTTGCGGGCCGTGGCTCACGGCGTGTTCTCCCAAGCTTATCCACAGGCAGGTGCACGTCGAATGTGTACAACCCATTGAAACCGCTCGTTTTTTGAGCAACGGTCGGAGACGCTTGCGGGCCGTGGTCTGCAGGGTATTGCACCCAGCTTATGCACAGGCTCATGCAAGCTTTTCTGGGATAACCGCAAAAGTGCCGATGACTCTCCCAAGTGCAGGCACACTTGGGAGGTCCAATGCCCATCAGCGGTTGCGTGCGTCCTTGGCATCCATTTCGGCATTGCGCTCGTGCACCTTCTTGAGCTGCTCATCGGTCAATGGCAGCTTCTGGGCGCTCTGCTTGAGCACCATCAATCCACCGACGATCGAGCCGATGGCCACCAACAAGATCAACCAGGCATACCAGGGCATGGGACACTCCTCGAAGGGTGCGCCGAAAATGCGCGGCGCTTGTGATTGTTGGAGCGACAGGGTGTCGCAGTGGTTCCATCATAGCCTGTTACGGCCAAGCCGAGTCGCCGCTTCACGTCACTGCAGGTGAGCGTGGGCGACGCCCGCGGCCCGGCAAAATCCGCTACAATGCGCGCCGATTTCGACCCGCCTTCAGAGAGCCCGCCATGTCCGCCTGCCAGACTCCCATCATCGTCGCCCTGGATTACCCGACCCGCGAGGCGGCCCTGAAGTTGGCCGATCAGCTGGATCCCAAACTGTGCCGGGTCAAGGTAGGCAAGGAGCTGTTCACCAGCAGCGCGTCGGGCATCGTCGAAACCTTGAACGCCAAGGGCTTCGAAGTGTTCCTGGATCTGAAATTCCACGACATCCCCAACACCACCGCCATGGCCGTCAAGGCGGCCGCGGAGATGGGCGTCTGGATGGTCAACGTGCATTGTTCCGGTGGCCTGCGCATGATGGCGGCCTGCCGCGAGGTGCTGGAGCAACGCTCCGGTGCCAAGCCGCTGTTGATCGGGGTGACCGTGCTGACCAGCATGGAGCGCGAAGACCTCGCCGCCATCGGCCTGGACATCGAGCCGCAGGAGCAAGTGCTGCGCCTCGCGGCCCTGGCGCAAAAGGCCGGTATGGACGGCCTGGTCTGTTCGGCACTCGAAGCGCAGGCGTTGAAGGCAGCCCATCCAGCCCTGCAACTGGTTACGCCCGGCATTCGCCCGGCGGGTAGTGCCCAGGACGACCAACGCCGTATCCTCACCCCACGCCAGGCGCTGGATGCCGGGTCCGACTACCTGGTGATCGGCCGTCCGATCAGCCAGGCCGCCGACCCTGCCCAGGCGCTGGCCGATGTGGTGGCACAGATCAACGCCTGATCAGGCCTGCTTGGGCTGACCGTTGGACGCGTGCAGCCCGCCGTCGACCGGCAGGTTCACGCCGTTGACGAAACGCGCATCGTGGCTGGCGAGGAAGGCAATCACGTCCGCCACTTCTTCGGCCTCGGCCGCGCGGCCCATGGGAATGCGCTCGGCGAATTTGTCCATCAGGGCCTTATCCTCGGCCATGCCGGCGGTCAATTCGCTCTTGGTCAGGGCAGGGCATACAGCGTTCACTCGTACGCCTTGGCCGCCGTATTCAAGGG encodes the following:
- a CDS encoding LysR family transcriptional regulator; this translates as MFELSQLRCFTTVATELNFRRAAERLNMTQPPLSRQIQLLEHQLGVELFTRSTRSVALTAAGRAFFVEAQNLLERAQQAALSARRFADGDIGSVNIAFVGSAVYEFLPKVIAEARLKQPQVKIDLSEMNTYQQHEALRARRIDLGIARAPLLDSGYLTECLVREPFVLATPATHRLANAAQVRVQDLDGEPFLMYSHAAYPPFNELLTGMLRSAQVTPQYVQWLGSSLTILALVNAGMGVALVPRCATSVVFKNVVFRDIDLGGGVQSELHLIWRESNDNPAFAMLLEAIKGAARDGWGGEES
- a CDS encoding DUF2897 family protein; the protein is MPWYAWLILLVAIGSIVGGLMVLKQSAQKLPLTDEQLKKVHERNAEMDAKDARNR
- the pyrF gene encoding orotidine-5'-phosphate decarboxylase, which translates into the protein MSACQTPIIVALDYPTREAALKLADQLDPKLCRVKVGKELFTSSASGIVETLNAKGFEVFLDLKFHDIPNTTAMAVKAAAEMGVWMVNVHCSGGLRMMAACREVLEQRSGAKPLLIGVTVLTSMEREDLAAIGLDIEPQEQVLRLAALAQKAGMDGLVCSALEAQALKAAHPALQLVTPGIRPAGSAQDDQRRILTPRQALDAGSDYLVIGRPISQAADPAQALADVVAQINA